A region from the Medicago truncatula cultivar Jemalong A17 chromosome 6, MtrunA17r5.0-ANR, whole genome shotgun sequence genome encodes:
- the LOC120576009 gene encoding histone-lysine N-methyltransferase family member SUVH9: MNFQDPNPSISRTIVPVSNELQNYDSNTLAGKASKSKQKLRGQKKELVHTAMDADHRPYREMVRRTRILFDSIRVSGLLEEENNRKNKKNLKASSLINQTEEVNNSRVRNDLIASTLMNDHGMYLYPDVKIIGTVPGVSIGDIFLYRSEMCVIGLHGQPQAGIDYLHASMSSNGQPIATSVVVSDGYNDDDQGDSIIYSGHGDMKQDQKLERGNLAMVTSMQYEIDVRVIRGFRYEGGTSTTSSKVFVYDGLYKIIEYWFEKGISGFGVYKFTLSRVQGQPKMGSMILKEASMLMRGHLCDNHMYILSDDISNGKENIGVRLYNDIDSDLYPMQFEYLPKAAFPMFLLPHSMTTRKKMRVIECSECVDGCVSSIMNGNTTPYSKSGILLKGRSLIYECGPFCSCPSHCRNRVTQKGIKYRLEVFRSNETSWGVRSLDPILAGTFICEFTGLVLTREQAEILTMDGEHNSFIIYPNRFLNRSTQEWGDLSMIDANHVHPAYPTLDFALDVSMMRNVASYISHSPTPNVFVQLVLFDHGNWMFPHLMVFAMENIPPMRELSLDHGVEAG, translated from the coding sequence ATGAATTTTCAAGATCCAAACCCTTCCATATCACGCACCATCGTTCCAGTTTCTAACGAGTTACAAAATTACGACAGCAACACTTTGGCGGGAAAAGCTTCAAAATCTAAGCAGAAGCTTAGAGGGCAGAAAAAGGAGCTTGTTCACACTGCGATGGATGCGGATCACCGTCCGTATCGTGAGATGGTCCGGAGAACAAGAATTTTGTTTGATTCGATTCGCGTGTCAGGTTTGCTGGAAGAAGAGAATAATCGTAAGaacaaaaagaatttgaaagCTTCTTCTTTGATAAACCAGACAGAAGAAGTGAATAATAGTAGGGTCCGAAATGACTTGATTGCTTCTACTCTGATGAACGATCATGGTATGTATTTGTATCCTGATGTGAAAATTATTGGTACAGTTCCTGGTGTTTCTATTGGTGATATTTTTCTCTATAGAAGCGAAATGTGTGTGATTGGCTTACACGGTCAACCACAAGCTGGGATTGATTATTTACATGCTAGTATGAGTTCTAATGGCCAACCCATTGCTACTAGTGTGGTTGTGTCTGATGGATATAATGATGATGATCAAGGAGACTCTATTATCTACTCTGGCCATGGTGATATGAAGCAGGACCAGAAGTTAGAACGAGGCAACCTTGCTATGGTGACAAGTATGCAATATGAAATTGATGTCAGGGTTATTCGAGGTTTTCGGTATGAAGGTGGTACTTCTACTACTAGTAGTAAGGTTTTTGTTTATGATGGCTTATATAAGATAATTGAATATTGGTTTGAAAAAGGTATATCTGGGTTTGGTGTTTATAAGTTTACGTTATCAAGGGTTCAAGGTCAACCTAAGATGGGTAGTATGATCCTTAAGGAAGCCAGTATGCTTATGAGAGGCCATTTATGTGATAATCATATGTATATCCTTTCTGATGATATTTCCAATGGGAAGGAGAATATTGGTGTGAGGCTATATAATGACATTGATAGTGATCTCTATCCTATGCAATTTGAGTATCTCCCGAAGGCGGCATTTCCAATGTTCTTGCTTCCTCATAGTATGACGACAAGGAAAAAGATGAGGGTGATAGAGTGTTCTGAATGCGTTGATGGATGTGTTTCTTCAATCATGAATGGCAACACTACCCCTTATAGTAAAAGTGGGATTCTTTTGAAAGGGAGGTCATTGATTTATGAATGTGGTCCTTTTTGTAGCTGTCCTTCGCATTGCAGAAACCGTGTGACACAAAAAGGTATTAAATACAGGTTGGAAGTGTTTAGATCTAATGAAACTAGTTGGGGAGTTAGGTCTTTGGACCCTATTCTAGCTGGAACTTTTATATGTGAGTTCACCGGACTTGTTTTGACTAGGGAGCAAGCGGAAATTTTGACCATGGATGGTGAACATAACTCTTTTATTATATATCCAAATCGATTTTTGAATAGGTCTACTCAAGAATGGGGAGATTTGTCGATGATTGATGCTAATCATGTGCATCCAGCATATCCTACTTTAGATTTTGCATTGGATGTATCAATGATGAGGAATGTTGCCAGCTATATTAGTCATAGCCCAACTCCAAATGTGTTTGTTCAATTAGTTCTCTTTGATCATGGTAATTGGATGTTTCCCCATCTTATGGTATTTGCAATGGAAAACATCCCTCCAATGAGAGAGCTTAGTCTTGATCATGGGGTAGAAGCTGGGTAG